In Nostoc sphaeroides, the genomic window GCAAACTTTTGAAGACGGATTTTGGCTTTGAACAGCAAGCAGACTATCGCTTACTTCAGGGAAGCGATGCAGTGAATTGCCAATCAAAAGCGAAGTTCCTACACTTACCTATTAGATAAATGTAGGAACGTCACAGAATCTACCTACTAGACTCAAGCTCTAGCACCAGATATACAAAACCAATGGTTCTGATGCCTTCTTTAACTTGAAAAGTTGTATAAATTCACACTCAAATGCTTCTGTGTTAATGAAAAACGCAAGATTCTATATGGGACAATGCTCATCAAAAACCAGAGATCATCCCCCAGATTGGGCGGCGAATTGTTGATGGTGATATCCACACATCGAAAATGAAGCCCCAATCCCAAATTTGAAATCAAACATTGATTAGTCGTTGTCCCACTGTTCACGACCAATTAGGTCGCCAATGCGATCGCGTAACAAAAAGTCACATTTTTCTAATTCACATTCAACGCAAACCCACTCTCTCGCTGGAATGTATTGGCAGAGGGTATATATTGGCTGTTGTCGGCTAATCATTCCCTTTTGCACCAGTCGGCGTGCTTCGTCTTGAATCAGATCGAGAGAGTAGTAATTGATAGAAGGCACCGTATTCACACTCATGTTTTTTACTCACAAATTAACACTTACGATAGTGTTCCTGTTAAAAATTAGGAACAAAGATTACAGAAATTAGACTTGTGGCTAGGATTTTGTAGTTTGCTATACGGAACTATTTTTATTTTGACGCTACATCTCCTGAAATTATCTCAAGATATGTTAAGAAAGTCAACGAATCCTGACATTTATCTAAAATCCGCTTTACAAAAAAAATTCCGAGTAGTTAACTTAACCTGCTATGCAGGCTGGATAGTTTTTATGCAACAAGTCTGAAAGTCTTGCCATTACTGTATTTAGGCAAGATTTGGCGGTTGTCCAGAGGTTTAGGGCGCGTAGGCGTAACCCGCCGCAGGCATCACTTACATATCAAATAATCACCTTAAAGCCGGATATAGAACTGCTGGTATTTATCTAAGGGTAAACAACATAAGAATATTTGTCAGATACTAGGGTATAAAGTGTTGCAAAACATAAAGGCTAAAGTACACTACGAAGGCTTTGGCCCCAGCATCTGTTAACAATTTCTTAAATATAACCGTAATAAATTGGTTAATTTTAACACTAGTATTACACAGTTTTCTTTGGATAAACATCTGTAGAAGGTTGGAGTATAAGGACTTCCAATTGAAGGCGGGGGGGTAGAGGTAAAGAGGAATAGTAGAGTAGGGACGGAAGCCAAGGCAAGCAAAAAACGTATATATGCAACTAGCGATCGCTGAAGTAGATTATGGTCATATTAAAACAGACGCAATTTGGTCACGTCTGTAAATTGTTTGGCGGATTTGCTGAGATTAATTGTTCTGAAGTTACATTGTTATTTCAGTTACTTATTCATCAGATGATTCATCATCTTGATCGGTGCTGTCTTCTACTGCTACCAGATTTTCTGGGGGACGCTGATGGTTAAGTTGGTTTAGTAGTGCCAGTACCTTATTACCGCGTTCTATGGAGCGATCTTCGAGAAATAGCACTTCTGGCGTCCGACGTAGCCTTACCCGCGCCCCAAGTTCACTGCGGACGTAACCTGTAGCCGATTTTAAGCCTGCCATTGTTTCTGCTTTCGCTTCATCTGTACCATAGATACTGACGTAGATTTTGGCGTGTTGGAGATCGCCGGAAACATCAACATCAGTAACACTTACCATTCCTGTACCCACACGGTCATCCTTGATGCCGTTGAGCAGCATTTGGCTAACTTCCCGTTTGATCAATTCAGCAACGCGGGAAACCCGACGATTTGTAGCCATAAAAATTTCGCCTCATCACAGAGGTTATACGACAAAAATAAATGCAAGTTGCGTAGACAGTACTTAGCGCAAGCAACGCCAAGAGCAACGGTCTGTAGGGCACAGCCCCGATATAGCGCTAGTCTAGATTGTACTCAAGCCCAGCATTGCCCGTAGGGTGAGAGTAAGAAAGACTAGGCTGCTCACAAAGAAACCCAAGATAGCGATTAAGGTGACTGGGCGCTTCAACAATGGCACTAACGGCGCAAAGGTGTTCAGAAACAGTCCTAAGACGATAGTAATTAAGTACCGGGGGTAGCGAAAGACGTTATCCCAAAATCCGTCAAACATTTGAATGTCAACTGCCTTGTTATATACTTACGTTTGTTTTGATATTCTTTATCTACTCAATTGTAATCTATGCGGCTGGGAAATTAGCAGTTAATATAAAATATGCTCCGTCGGCTATATTGGCTCTATTTAGTCACGATTATTTTCAGTTAAATCGCAAGTAAATGGTAATTCAAATCCCCAAGGAAACTAGCCCGCGTCCATTTTTGAAGTGGGCAGGGGGTAAAAGTAGGTTGATACAGCAATATATTCCTTATTTTCCTAAAAGTTATAAAAATTACTATGAGCCATTCTTGGGTGGTGGTGCTGTTTTTTTCTATCTCCAACCAAGTACAGCAATTTTAACTGATATTAATGCCGAATTAATTAACACTTATTGTTGTGTTAGAGATCGTGTTGAGGAATTAATTTCTCTATTGAAGGAGCATAAAATTCGACATGATAAAGATTATTACTATAGTGTCAGAAATAACTCTGGTGGTACTGATATAGAAAAGGCTGCTCGTCTAATTTATCTTAACAAGACTTGTTTTAATGGTCTTTATCGAGTTAATTCACAGGGTAAATTCAATGTGCCATTAGGCAGATATGAAAATCCAAATATTTGTTCTGAGGTTTTATTAAAAGCTGCCTCAGAAGCGCTTTCTCATGCAGAAATTAAACAAACAGATTTTGCTGATGTTCTAAATTATGCCACCAGCAGTGATGATTTTATTTATTTTGATCCACCATACTATCCTGTAAGTGAAACTAGCTATTTTACAGCTTACAGTAGTTATAGCTTTGCTGAAGATCAGCAAGTTCAACTCAAAGATGTATTTGAAAAATTAGCTGGGCGTGGAGTTAAAGTGATGCTATCTAATTCCGATTGTGAATTTATTCGCAACCTTTACAGTAGTTTCCATATTCACACTATATCAGCATCTAGGGCAATTAATTCTAATGCCAAAAAACGCGGAAGAATTACAGAATTACTAGTAACTTCGTATTAAAGATTATTGTTAGACCAAGCAATGAATGAACTTAAATTATGAACAGAGAGAAGATTTTGGTTTAAGACAACTTGTTTCCTTAACCAGGATACAGCTTGCGGTTTCATACCTCCACCGTCAATTAATACAACTGCTTGTGCAGGATAGCAATTTTGAATATTCAAGTTAAGGTAAGGAAGTTTTTCATCAACTGAACCGCTCGTTTGCTGCCATTTACACTCAATAATCAGCCCGGAAGAAACGGATGCAGCACCAATAATGTAAAAGTCTACATATATATAGCTCCCATAAATTCCTGTTCCGATATAAACCTGCCTTGCATATCGTTTTGGTATAGTATTCGAGCTTAAAAGGCATCCAAGGCGCTGTTTTTTTGGTAAATCAAAGCCCACTTGGACATATCCATGACCCAGTAAAGTCCCTTCTACAGCTTTTTCCAAGACATTGCCAGAAGTAACTGCTCTTGCGCCTTGAGTCATCTTTATCCTGATTATCTTCAAAAGGTTTCCTGATTTTAGGATTCCCTGGAAGCAACAGTAAATGCTAGGTTATATAAATTTTTGATTTTTGATGCATAAGGCTAGATTGATTAGGTATGAAGTAGGAAAAATTTGGTATTTTTGTAATAAACAAATACAAATGTATTAATAATTTGGATAAAGAACGAGTTACTAATTCAGATAATAGTTAAAATAAGAAATTTTTTATATCTCGTGAAAAATTAGATCCCCGACTTCTCGAAGAAGTCGGGGATCTGGACATCGCGCATTTTCACAACTCATTTAGGATTGCTATATTACTAATTCAGATAAGAGTTAAAATAAGAAACTTTTTGTATCGGCTCAAAAACGAACTATTGCAAGCGACTCCGCCATTTTTCTGGGTCTTGGGAACAATGGAAAACAGCGTAGATAATAAT contains:
- a CDS encoding DUF4327 family protein, whose amino-acid sequence is MSVNTVPSINYYSLDLIQDEARRLVQKGMISRQQPIYTLCQYIPAREWVCVECELEKCDFLLRDRIGDLIGREQWDND
- the rbfA gene encoding 30S ribosome-binding factor RbfA, translated to MATNRRVSRVAELIKREVSQMLLNGIKDDRVGTGMVSVTDVDVSGDLQHAKIYVSIYGTDEAKAETMAGLKSATGYVRSELGARVRLRRTPEVLFLEDRSIERGNKVLALLNQLNHQRPPENLVAVEDSTDQDDESSDE
- a CDS encoding DUF751 family protein is translated as MFDGFWDNVFRYPRYLITIVLGLFLNTFAPLVPLLKRPVTLIAILGFFVSSLVFLTLTLRAMLGLSTI
- a CDS encoding DNA adenine methylase, whose protein sequence is MVIQIPKETSPRPFLKWAGGKSRLIQQYIPYFPKSYKNYYEPFLGGGAVFFYLQPSTAILTDINAELINTYCCVRDRVEELISLLKEHKIRHDKDYYYSVRNNSGGTDIEKAARLIYLNKTCFNGLYRVNSQGKFNVPLGRYENPNICSEVLLKAASEALSHAEIKQTDFADVLNYATSSDDFIYFDPPYYPVSETSYFTAYSSYSFAEDQQVQLKDVFEKLAGRGVKVMLSNSDCEFIRNLYSSFHIHTISASRAINSNAKKRGRITELLVTSY
- a CDS encoding PD-(D/E)XK nuclease superfamily protein; protein product: MTQGARAVTSGNVLEKAVEGTLLGHGYVQVGFDLPKKQRLGCLLSSNTIPKRYARQVYIGTGIYGSYIYVDFYIIGAASVSSGLIIECKWQQTSGSVDEKLPYLNLNIQNCYPAQAVVLIDGGGMKPQAVSWLRKQVVLNQNLLSVHNLSSFIAWSNNNL